The following coding sequences are from one Patescibacteria group bacterium window:
- a CDS encoding 50S ribosomal protein L25, with amino-acid sequence MTLSLTAIPRTASKGERTRVRKEDHIPAVVYGHGIASQTIAVPRSDFEKVFREAGESTLVTLSLQGGAPVQTLIQDVHRHPTLGTIQHVDFYQVRMNEKISNDVPLVFTGESPAVKALGGILVKNIDTLKITCLPADLPSELTVDIRRLENFESRITVADIPLPKGVTLETKAEEIIAVVEAPRTEDELKALDEKVEENVEAVQKVEKPVGAEEEAVVAAPGAEAAPAKKA; translated from the coding sequence ATGACGCTCTCGCTTACTGCTATTCCTCGCACCGCTTCCAAAGGTGAACGCACTCGCGTTCGCAAAGAAGATCACATTCCAGCTGTGGTGTACGGCCATGGTATTGCCAGCCAAACAATTGCGGTTCCTCGTAGTGACTTTGAGAAGGTTTTCCGTGAAGCTGGCGAATCAACATTGGTAACGCTTTCACTCCAGGGTGGCGCGCCAGTGCAGACCCTCATCCAAGATGTCCACCGTCATCCAACGCTGGGTACTATTCAGCATGTGGATTTCTACCAAGTCCGCATGAATGAGAAGATTAGTAATGATGTGCCGTTAGTCTTCACCGGTGAGTCCCCAGCAGTCAAAGCCTTGGGCGGCATTCTGGTGAAGAACATTGACACGCTGAAAATTACCTGTTTGCCTGCAGATTTGCCATCAGAATTGACGGTTGATATTCGCCGGTTAGAAAATTTTGAATCTCGTATTACCGTTGCTGATATTCCGTTACCCAAAGGTGTTACGCTGGAAACGAAGGCGGAAGAGATTATTGCGGTGGTTGAGGCACCTCGAACAGAAGATGAACTGAAAGCTCTGGATGAAAAAGTGGAAGAGAATGTGGAGGCTGTCCAGAAAGTGGAGAAGCCAGTCGGAGCTGAAGAAGAGGCAGTTGTCGCTGCACCAGGTGCAGAAGCTGCACCCGCGAAGAAAGCCTAG
- a CDS encoding FtsW/RodA/SpoVE family cell cycle protein: MARSSLRILAHLDWPLAVASGVLILFGLVALASVTVAKSPPDWSTFTQQGIFVGVGLVIFIGAVLVDYRTIRGLSTVAYVVAVLLLLGVLFFGKEIRSTTGWFVIAGASFQPVELAKLLWIIAFSAYLARFARAFDQWRHLFISGGFVAILIGLVLLQPDLGSAVVLGGIFLGLLLMANIRGRQIAILLTLLVVLGSLSYAFLLRDYQKNRIQQVFHPEADPLGQGYNVTQALIAVGSGQLFGRGFGQGTQSQLNFLPEQQTDFIFAVLAEEFGFVGVLLLLGSFGVVLVRTLSIGRHAREDFGAFLCAGVAIGYAVQVGINVGMNVGLFPVAGIPLPFVSAGGSSMVASLLALGMVQSVAVRRRTSGLES; this comes from the coding sequence ATGGCGCGTTCGTCATTGCGGATTCTCGCGCACCTTGATTGGCCACTGGCTGTCGCCAGTGGTGTGCTCATTCTTTTTGGGCTGGTGGCTTTGGCGAGTGTCACTGTGGCAAAGAGTCCTCCAGATTGGTCAACGTTTACCCAGCAGGGTATTTTTGTTGGCGTCGGTTTGGTCATTTTCATTGGCGCGGTTTTGGTTGACTATCGAACTATCCGTGGGCTGAGTACGGTAGCGTACGTTGTTGCCGTGCTCCTTCTGCTGGGCGTGCTTTTTTTTGGGAAAGAAATTCGGAGTACGACTGGGTGGTTCGTGATTGCGGGCGCCAGTTTTCAGCCGGTCGAGCTGGCAAAACTGCTATGGATCATTGCGTTCAGTGCGTACCTCGCCAGGTTTGCCCGAGCCTTTGACCAGTGGCGGCACCTTTTCATTTCCGGTGGCTTCGTGGCTATCCTCATTGGCTTGGTGCTCCTCCAGCCTGACCTGGGGTCAGCGGTTGTCCTTGGGGGCATCTTTTTGGGTTTACTGCTCATGGCGAATATTCGTGGGCGGCAAATCGCTATTCTCCTCACCCTGCTTGTTGTGCTCGGTAGTCTGAGTTATGCATTCTTGCTACGTGACTACCAGAAGAATCGGATTCAGCAAGTCTTCCATCCAGAAGCCGACCCTTTAGGCCAAGGCTACAACGTCACCCAAGCGCTCATCGCGGTCGGCTCGGGTCAGCTCTTCGGCCGGGGATTTGGCCAGGGCACGCAGAGTCAGTTGAACTTCCTTCCCGAACAGCAAACAGACTTCATTTTTGCGGTGCTGGCAGAAGAGTTTGGATTTGTTGGCGTCCTCCTGCTCCTGGGCAGCTTTGGGGTAGTGCTCGTACGGACGCTTTCCATTGGCCGCCACGCCCGGGAAGATTTTGGAGCATTCCTCTGTGCCGGAGTTGCGATAGGCTACGCGGTGCAGGTAGGGATTAATGTGGGCATGAACGTTGGTTTGTTTCCGGTGGCTGGTATTCCTTTGCCCTTCGTCAGTGCAGGGGGAAGTTCCATGGTCGCCAGTCTCCTGGCCTTGGGTATGGTGCAGAGCGTGGCTGTCCGTCGGCGAACCAGCGGTTTAGAGAGTTGA
- a CDS encoding DUF3048 domain-containing protein has translation MGGRLTDRPSDYTFGKRKRRWPWVVAGVVVALGSISTGGYYLYRSKSVKKSSAANVETVTSAEQARRLDGVLVPAVKANFLPLAVVIENHSSVRPQSGLSQAGVVYEALAEGGITRFLAVFAINGDLQIGPVRSARPYFVQLARAYNGMFVHAGYSPQAKEQIQKTGIVDFDQFAKPYNFDRISGRPSEHALFTSLRLLELGRKGLKLDDKGTFTPWSFKDDRPVQPPVATKVTVDFSTASYRVGYAYDAATNSYLRSQGGIAAKDKENGQGITPKNVVVLFTTSTLFDALRRNILVVGEGKALVFQDGNVIVGKWRKPEAATQLTFTDANGEPLSLNRGQTWVEVVDLPERNVTYS, from the coding sequence ATGGGAGGGAGGCTCACGGATAGACCTAGTGACTACACCTTTGGCAAGCGCAAACGGCGTTGGCCGTGGGTGGTGGCTGGTGTCGTGGTAGCGCTGGGGAGTATTTCCACAGGTGGTTACTACCTCTACCGGAGCAAGAGTGTAAAAAAAAGTAGTGCCGCAAATGTCGAGACGGTCACCAGTGCAGAACAAGCACGGCGTCTTGATGGCGTGCTTGTTCCGGCTGTAAAGGCAAATTTTTTGCCATTAGCCGTAGTAATTGAAAATCACTCCAGCGTGCGGCCGCAGAGCGGGTTGAGCCAGGCTGGCGTGGTCTACGAAGCTTTGGCTGAGGGTGGCATCACCCGCTTCTTGGCCGTGTTTGCAATCAATGGTGATCTACAGATTGGTCCAGTGCGTTCGGCACGGCCGTACTTTGTGCAACTCGCGCGGGCGTATAACGGGATGTTCGTCCATGCTGGATACTCACCCCAGGCGAAAGAGCAAATCCAGAAAACCGGCATCGTTGACTTTGACCAGTTTGCAAAACCCTATAATTTTGACCGCATCAGCGGCCGTCCGTCTGAGCACGCGCTTTTCACCTCGCTTCGGTTGCTAGAGCTTGGTCGGAAGGGTTTGAAACTTGACGACAAGGGCACATTCACGCCCTGGTCCTTTAAGGATGATCGCCCAGTGCAACCTCCGGTGGCCACAAAAGTGACGGTGGATTTTTCTACGGCATCGTATCGGGTTGGGTATGCCTATGACGCAGCCACGAATAGCTACCTTCGTTCGCAAGGGGGAATAGCAGCGAAAGACAAGGAAAACGGACAGGGGATTACCCCCAAGAATGTCGTGGTCCTCTTTACGACGTCAACGCTCTTCGATGCGCTTCGACGGAACATTTTGGTCGTGGGTGAAGGCAAGGCGTTGGTTTTTCAGGATGGAAATGTTATTGTAGGGAAGTGGCGAAAGCCGGAGGCGGCTACGCAGCTCACGTTCACTGATGCGAATGGGGAACCGCTTTCCCTGAATCGTGGGCAAACCTGGGTTGAGGTGGTTGATCTGCCCGAGCGAAATGTCACTTATTCATAA